A stretch of Crossiella cryophila DNA encodes these proteins:
- a CDS encoding metallopeptidase domain-containing protein: MRQRRTWAAMALALLVGGIGLVLANPAQAVPVRGQTGWSVLLCKFKDKAQEPQNPQFFRDFLTQDGAGQGGLADYFADQSRGRVTLHGSTVRGWYTMPFTLEQQRPKNRWDKIQDCVNTAASNGYTVPAGHRIIAILNDWVDSGAAGDRVLLDPGAWNVGFAAHEMLHGYGLGHSFSDDPTYRNVEWAQIGEYDNPWDIQSAMNIHTFQTARFGTSAVGLNGYFRDKLGWLSRDRVFTLGADGVRTRTITLSALETPGTAGTQLLRIPFDANDPYRYYTVEFRKKTGWSAGIPADIVMLNEVRNGTPYLLRTRGGDRHPVQSLDANGVSVRINGVSGNTATVTVSTNTVQGNTYGPNACKSGWVWRDADQQDYVCVSHAVRQQNATDNNLANTRWYNGPYGPHTCVQGFVWRDAWPGDDVCVTPANRQQARNDNAAAHSRIERP; this comes from the coding sequence GTGAGACAACGGCGGACATGGGCGGCGATGGCGCTGGCCCTGCTGGTGGGCGGCATCGGCCTGGTGCTGGCCAATCCGGCGCAGGCGGTGCCGGTGCGTGGGCAGACCGGCTGGTCGGTGCTGCTGTGCAAGTTCAAGGACAAGGCCCAGGAGCCGCAGAACCCGCAGTTCTTCCGCGATTTCCTGACCCAGGACGGCGCGGGGCAGGGCGGCCTCGCCGACTACTTCGCCGACCAGTCCCGCGGCCGGGTGACCCTGCACGGTTCGACGGTGCGCGGCTGGTACACGATGCCGTTCACCCTGGAGCAGCAGCGCCCGAAGAACCGCTGGGACAAGATCCAGGACTGCGTGAACACCGCCGCCAGCAACGGTTACACCGTGCCGGCCGGGCACCGGATCATCGCCATCCTCAACGACTGGGTGGACTCCGGCGCGGCCGGTGACCGGGTGCTGCTCGACCCAGGCGCCTGGAACGTCGGCTTCGCCGCGCACGAGATGCTGCACGGCTACGGCCTCGGCCACTCCTTCTCCGACGACCCGACCTACCGCAACGTCGAGTGGGCGCAGATCGGCGAGTACGACAACCCGTGGGACATCCAGTCCGCGATGAACATCCACACCTTCCAGACCGCGCGCTTCGGCACCAGCGCGGTCGGGCTCAACGGCTACTTCCGGGACAAGCTCGGCTGGCTGAGCCGGGACCGGGTGTTCACCCTGGGCGCGGACGGCGTGCGCACCCGCACCATCACCCTGTCCGCGTTGGAGACCCCCGGCACCGCGGGCACCCAGCTGCTGCGCATCCCCTTCGACGCCAACGATCCCTACCGCTACTACACGGTGGAGTTCCGCAAGAAGACCGGCTGGAGCGCGGGCATCCCGGCCGACATCGTGATGCTCAACGAGGTGCGCAACGGCACCCCGTACCTGCTGCGCACCCGCGGCGGCGACCGGCACCCGGTGCAGTCACTGGACGCCAACGGCGTGTCCGTGCGGATCAACGGCGTCAGCGGCAACACCGCCACAGTCACCGTGAGCACCAACACCGTGCAGGGCAACACCTACGGCCCCAACGCCTGCAAGAGCGGCTGGGTCTGGCGGGATGCCGACCAGCAGGACTACGTGTGCGTCAGCCACGCGGTCCGGCAGCAGAACGCCACGGACAACAACCTGGCCAACACCCGCTGGTACAACGGCCCCTACGGCCCGCACACCTGCGTGCAGGGCTTCGTCTGGCGGGATGCCTGGCCCGGTGACGACGTGTGCGTGACCCCGGCCAACCGGCAGCAGGCGCGCAACGACAACGCCGCGGCGCACAGCCGCATCGAACGGCCTTGA
- a CDS encoding DUF1345 domain-containing protein, with amino-acid sequence MVSPRRLVYRLGELVLILLGLAAVLGELVSVSSVLLLAVWNLVAFGYVLLRWRRVRDARLGMAEREDGSPAWLRTVAGRKLGFVATVLASLVGVLSGLMIVLYDRFGMDGELTFLIKLIGAPTIIFAWLMLHLGFAERYAHLHYELAGGQGLGFPDEDEPNLAYFAYFAFTIGTSFAVSDVTVRRRELRYAVLVHSTMSFLYNTALLGIAIGVLTGR; translated from the coding sequence GTGGTTAGCCCGCGCCGGCTGGTCTACCGCCTCGGCGAGCTGGTACTGATCCTGCTCGGCCTGGCCGCGGTGCTTGGCGAGCTGGTCAGCGTGTCCAGTGTGCTGTTGCTGGCGGTGTGGAACCTGGTGGCCTTCGGTTACGTGCTGCTGCGCTGGCGCCGGGTGCGCGACGCGCGGCTGGGCATGGCCGAGCGGGAGGACGGCTCACCGGCCTGGCTGCGCACGGTCGCCGGGCGGAAACTGGGCTTCGTGGCCACCGTGCTGGCCAGCCTGGTCGGCGTGCTCTCCGGACTGATGATCGTGCTCTACGACCGGTTCGGCATGGACGGCGAGCTGACCTTCCTGATCAAGCTGATCGGCGCGCCGACCATCATCTTCGCCTGGCTGATGCTGCACCTCGGCTTCGCTGAGCGGTACGCACACCTGCACTACGAGCTGGCGGGCGGGCAGGGACTGGGTTTCCCGGACGAGGACGAGCCGAACCTGGCCTACTTCGCCTACTTCGCCTTCACCATCGGCACCTCCTTCGCCGTCTCCGACGTCACCGTGCGCCGCCGCGAGCTGCGCTACGCCGTGCTGGTGCACAGCACGATGTCCTTTCTGTACAACACCGCCCTGCTGGGCATCGCGATCGGCGTGCTGACCGGGCGATAG